Proteins encoded by one window of Lathyrus oleraceus cultivar Zhongwan6 chromosome 1, CAAS_Psat_ZW6_1.0, whole genome shotgun sequence:
- the LOC127128165 gene encoding 40S ribosomal protein S18 — protein sequence MSLVANEEFQHILRVLNTNVDGKQKIMFALTSIKGIGRRFANICCKKADVDMNKRAGELSAAELENVMTVVANPRQFKIPDWFLNRKKDYKDGKFSQVVSNGLDMKLRDDLERLKKIRNHRGLRHYWGLRVRGQHTKTTGRRGKTVGVSKKR from the exons ATG TCTTTGGTAGCAAACGAAGAGTTCCAACACATTCTTCGTGTGTTGAACACCAACGTTGATGGGAAACAGAAGATTATGTTTGCTCTTACCTCAATCAAAGGTATTGGGAGAAGATTCGCTAACATCTGTTGCAAAAAAGCTGATGTCGACATGAACAAGAG GGCTGGTGAATTGAGTGCTGCTGAGTTGGAGAATGTTATGACTGTGGTTGCGAACCCTAGGCAATTTAAGATCCCTGATTGGTTTTTGAATAGGAAGAAGGATTATAAGGATGGTAAGTTTTCTCAGGTTGTGTCAAATGGTCTGGACATGAAATTGAGGGATGATTTGGAGCGTTTGAAGAAAATCAG AAACCACCGTGGTTTGAGGCACTACTGGGGTCTTCGTGTCCGTGGTCAGCATACCAAGACTACTGGTCGCAGAGGAAAAACTGTTGGTGTCTCCAAGAAGCGATAA